CGGGCTGACACCGCTGCGCACGTCACCGCCACCAAAATCGAGATCGTAGGTAATCCCGCTTCCTACAGAAGGCCATGTTAACTGAAGTGAATTCGCTGCACGTGCCTTTACGTCGGCCAGGGGGTCATCGGCGGTTGTCGACGTTCCGACCAGTCGGGGACGGTCAGGCGTTTTCGGCCGGGTGAAAACGGAAAAGGCATCAGAGAACGGGGAAAACAAGTTTCCCTTTTTGGCGCGAACTCGAATGATGTGTTTGGTATTGTCAGGACGATTTGCCAGTAGTTTTGGCGGAGCACCTGTGTTGACGTGCGTTACATTAGAACCGACTTTGATTTGAATCTGATATGAATCAACGGGAGTCACTGTTCCCCAGGTGATCTTAAGCGAAGCAGCCTTGCGGTTTTTTTCACGTTCGCTGGCATTGCTACCAGCGAGTTTGGGAGTGCCCGGCTTGGGTGGTGGCGGCATCTGATATTCCCACTAACCAATGTGTTTATAAATTGGTGATTTTAATGGTCGTGTTGTCACGGTCAAAGTGATAATTCAAAGGCAGCATACGTCCTTTTTCCTCTTTTGATGGATCAATTAAGGGGTTTTCGACTTCCAGTATGAGTTCCCATTCGTCGTTGTCGACCGCATGCCCTCTGACGGAAACCACTTTCGCGTCGGGAAATTTCTGTGGTTTGTCATTCTCGAACAGTGATGTTGTCTCGACTACGGCTGTTGCCCCCACACGGATGGGGCCGGGATGACGCAGACGACCTACCAGCAGCACCGTTGAGTCATCTTCAATGCGTAAGACAGGATCGCCTGCGGTAACGCTTTCGCCCAGATCTTTGTAAATCGCCGTGACCAGACCGCCAACGGGACTCGTCAGGAAAGTATGCGCCAGGTTCAGCTGAAGTTTCAGGACTTCGTTATCAATTAATTCAAGTTCGTTTTTCATCACTTGATCGAGGTCATTGTTGACCAGATGACCGTACATTTCTTCGGCCAGTTGTTCGTCCATCAGATCGATTTGAGTTCGTAAAAAACGAATCAATGCATCACGCTTTGGAAAGACGAATTCCCGGTGTTTTGTGGTTGAGGTCTGTTTAAATCCATCCTTACCCCCTTCTTTCTTTTCTGTGGTATCCAGGTACTGAAGCGAGTGTTCTGAGCTGGGGTATCCTTTTTCTGTAATATCTTCCCATTTCTTTTCTTTGGCATTGTACCCAATCGGTTTTCCGGCATTGGTATGGTGCACCAGAATCTGTTTGGGGGTTGCAGGCGGATTGTCTTCATGGACGTGCGTTTGATGTCCCTGGATCTGCGCCCCGCTGCCGAGCGTTTTACTTTTGGTAACGATCCGCCCGTTATAGGTCACATCTGTGGAAGAAGTGCCTTGGACTCCCGCTTTTCCATATGCTTTCTTCAACGCATTGAATTTGTCTTGGGAAGCGGCAATCAAAGTACCCAGGCGCTGTTGTTTGGTTTTAGGATTCGATCCCGTCGCACTGTCTGGAGGAACCGCCGCACCTCCTTTATACATCGCTTTTAGTTTCTTGATCAGCTGTGCCTGATGTTTATATTGCTCTCGGAAAATATTTTCACGCTGCAGCAGTTTTTGGTCCAAAGCCACGCACAGGCTTTTATTGCGAATCGCGAAAAGCGTTCCAGAGCTGAGCTTGGATGCAATTTCTGTGGCATCGAAAGTCAGCTGAGGCAGGTTTTTCGATCGTGCGGTTTTCGCATCCTGTTCCATTAATTCATAAATGGTGGTTTCCAGATTTGTCTCGGTAATCCGCTTACCGAGTCTTGCGGTTTGAGTATTCTGAAACGCGATCACGCCTGGCATGTTAAATGCCAGATCAACCGAACGAATGGGGCGAACTAATAACGAACGAATTTTCGTATCTGCCATGATGTATCTCACATGTTGAATAAAGTGTCAGTTTGATTGTGGACAGACAATGGTACATCGCACCATAGAGTCGGAAACATCATCGGTGGTTTTTGCGCCGATCAGTGTGACCTCATTTAACCGGAAAATATAAGTTTCGCCGGGAGCCAGTGTGCCGAAGGGTACAGCTCCATCATCCTGATTTTTCGTAAACAGTTTCAGCGAGACTCCTAACTCGTCATTTCGACAAATCAGCAGTGAGTTACTGGATATCGCCTTCTCTATCCCGACCCCACCCCACAGAGAAGTGTTTTTGGGAAGGACTTTTACATCGTAGCTGTACATGGCATCGCCTCTATCTGGTTGTGACTTCGAGAATTCCTATGGACGATACGAGTTCTGCTTAGGGCGTTCCAATTGGCTCCTGCTTTCCCGTTTCACCGTCCAATATTTGCCATTGATTGGCATTGGGCTGAAAACGCAGTACGATCACTTTTTTTCCGCCTTTTCCGTGTGCAACGCGAAGCACCTGGTTCGAGATCCATTTCAGATGAACTGGATAGTCAGGCGTTGTTTCAATCACGCCACCTTTATCTGTGGATTTAAAATTTCGCGGATCGTTGGTCACTTTGATCAGTTTTCCCGGTGACCCGATGCCATAAGCGACGAAATGGTTTTGAAACCTGACAAAGCAGGTTGCGTAAGATTGGTCTGCACTTTCATCCTGATCTGATCCGGGCGGATTGAGCTTGACACAATGCGGACTGTTAAGATGCGCCGCACCCACAAGTGACTGAGTATTCAGACGGCTGCGAAAATAAATTTCCAGTTCATTGTTCTTCTTACCTGTGACCTGAACACGAAGCTGATTCGCTTTCTCACCGGTCACAAACACGTTTTGTTTCGCGGGAACTGTGCAGGCCGGACAGTAGCGGGCCACACGGTATCGACCGGCAGACGTGTGTTGTGGATTGGCGGTGATGAATGCCAGAACCAGAGCCATCAAGAACAAGGCGTGCAGCCGATGTCGATCAGAGAAGACGATACATTTCATTTCATTCTGCCTTAATTCACTAATGCGAACACATAAGAGAGCTAAAATTTGACCACTTCGCTTAGGTTTCTTAGGCTACCTATTTTTTCTCGGGACTTCAAGCAAATTCTTTTTAAAGAGAGTTCGCAGCCAACCAACCGGTTGAAGGGTTACGGGCGCATGTCTAAAACGAAAGACAAATTTCCCCGTCTCCCGCTTCTTGTAAATAGCGGATAACACGGTTTTCCCTTCTGCCATTCAAGCACTTCGCTGGAAAAAGAGACTCGCGTATCATGTGGACTTTTGTATGATAAAGAGAAAGGGCTTCTCTTCTCACATCTGCGGAGCTTGTTCTCATGATGGTTCGGACACTTCTCATCGCCGGTTTTGTTTTTTGCACCCTCACCCAGGACGCCCATGCGGGGATGCCCAGTGCCTCACTAGAGTTGACCGACATCGCCAAGCTTCGGCTGCAGTCTATCTCCTTTTTTCTGATGGTGCTTTTCTTGAGTGCGTGGATTTTCAAACTGCTCTGGAACCTGCTGGCAAAAGATTTTTCCAAGTTACCCGTGCTGTCTTATAAGGGAGCCCTGGCGGGAACTGTACTCTGGGGGCTGATGTTTCTATTTGTATTGACGATGATCTCCGGAGCCCGTGAACTGCTCACACCCGGTGCCTGGGAAAAAAATGGGCGAACGTATCAACGGGCTGGTTCCGAGCCGGAAAAACCGGGGGCGTTGCTTGAGGAACGTCGCCAACAACTCGGCGAATTACGGACGGCACTGTTCATGCACGTGGCGACACACCAGGGAAAGTTTCCTGAGAAAGCAGGGGATGCGGTGTTCACAGAAGAGTTCTGGCTTCAGCCGGGTGACCTGCGGGTGAAGTATGGTTACGTAGTCGGCAACAAGAAAACCGAGCCGGCCGAGCCGCTCGCCTTCGAGCAGGCTGTTTATGGAGACGATCAACAACTGATACTGTTCACTGATGGCGCGATTAAAGTGCTTTCGCTCAAAGAAGCACAGGAGGTGCTCAGTGGAAAATAAACCAGAAGCGAAGCTAAAACGGAAACAGTATACCTTCACCGCTGTCATTGTGGCCGGCGTGATCCTGGCTTTTTTCATGGTGTGTGCCGGGATTGTTTTTCCGGTTCAAGGACTGTTTTATCTGGTAACAGGCTGGTTTACTTTTTTATACCGCGTGAGTCAACAGATCACGGTTTCCGCATCTGCCCTAGTGACATCACTGGTGCTGTTGGTCCTGATACTGGTGATCATTCAATTGTTGGGGAGATATGTCACCAGGCTCTTATCGCAGAGAGAGACTATAGCGTTCCCGATTCATTGGCAGTTTCGCTGGACCTGCGCCGTACTAGTGTTAGTGGTGATTACATTTACCGGCGGCTTTGCTGTGGTGGGGGTTGCCCAGTTGAGTGTTGGGCTGGTGACTGCTAAGAAGGCAATGCTCTATTCATCTTATGGAGCCCGAGAACCTACCTTGAAATATGGTTCATTAAATAATCTGCGAAATGTTAGCTTTGGGATTGTGATTTATTCATCCGGCGCAAAATCAGAACTGCCTTCAGGTATCATCAGTCCTACCGGTCAGCCCCTGCACAGTTGGGAGACACAAATACTCCCTTTCCTTGATGCAGTGGGGCATCGTCAGAAAATAGATGATTTTCAGCCTTGGAATTCAAAACGTAACGCGAAATATTTTAAAGAATCATTTCCTGTTTTCATCATTCCCGGTCGAGATCGTCCCAAGTTTAACACCAAAGGCTATGGTTTATCTTACTATTCATTAAACA
This window of the Gimesia fumaroli genome carries:
- a CDS encoding HlyD family efflux transporter periplasmic adaptor subunit encodes the protein MADTKIRSLLVRPIRSVDLAFNMPGVIAFQNTQTARLGKRITETNLETTIYELMEQDAKTARSKNLPQLTFDATEIASKLSSGTLFAIRNKSLCVALDQKLLQRENIFREQYKHQAQLIKKLKAMYKGGAAVPPDSATGSNPKTKQQRLGTLIAASQDKFNALKKAYGKAGVQGTSSTDVTYNGRIVTKSKTLGSGAQIQGHQTHVHEDNPPATPKQILVHHTNAGKPIGYNAKEKKWEDITEKGYPSSEHSLQYLDTTEKKEGGKDGFKQTSTTKHREFVFPKRDALIRFLRTQIDLMDEQLAEEMYGHLVNNDLDQVMKNELELIDNEVLKLQLNLAHTFLTSPVGGLVTAIYKDLGESVTAGDPVLRIEDDSTVLLVGRLRHPGPIRVGATAVVETTSLFENDKPQKFPDAKVVSVRGHAVDNDEWELILEVENPLIDPSKEEKGRMLPLNYHFDRDNTTIKITNL
- a CDS encoding DUF1559 family PulG-like putative transporter, which gives rise to MENKPEAKLKRKQYTFTAVIVAGVILAFFMVCAGIVFPVQGLFYLVTGWFTFLYRVSQQITVSASALVTSLVLLVLILVIIQLLGRYVTRLLSQRETIAFPIHWQFRWTCAVLVLVVITFTGGFAVVGVAQLSVGLVTAKKAMLYSSYGAREPTLKYGSLNNLRNVSFGIVIYSSGAKSELPSGIISPTGQPLHSWETQILPFLDAVGHRQKIDDFQPWNSKRNAKYFKESFPVFIIPGRDRPKFNTKGYGLSYYSLNSRVFYPGSVARLDQIPDGTSSTIMGGEVFSRVRAWGDPINFRDPALGINKHIDGFGAPWKAGGARMIFLDGSARFINNEIDPAVLKALSTPNGGEPVGEF